One segment of Glandiceps talaboti chromosome 21, keGlaTala1.1, whole genome shotgun sequence DNA contains the following:
- the LOC144451219 gene encoding uncharacterized protein LOC144451219, translating into MVTGLDEITRGIEELQVSFTKLNVYFKDYESLLTMTVEMDGDAIKRTASMGSTGSESTVNGDHMVFPPTAIGQSPETRSRTGSNGMKLPESYFHVRKWIHDQREILSQLPAYRCNPDAYLRNLNKIITASQSLGHLNLKERCYRPSRVSLTTTESMVSEDHNIPLLSAMEDHNYKDT; encoded by the exons atggttacaggaCTTGACGAAATCACCAGAGGTATAGAAGAGCTACAA GTGTCTTTCACCAAACTTAATGTCTACTTCAAAGATTACGAATCGTTATTGACAATGACAGTCGAGATGGATGGAGACGCCATTAAACGTACAGCTAGTATGGGTAGTACAGGCAGTGAGAGTACAGTCAACGGAGATCACATGGTATTTCCACCGACAGCAATTGGTCAATCCCCAG AGACTCGGAGCAGGACGGGAAGTAACGGAATGAAATTACCAGAATCATATTTCCATGTACGGAAGTGGATTCACGATCAGCGAGAGATTCTGTCACAGTTGCCGGCCTACAGATGCAATCCTGATGCGTATCTGAGGAATCTCAATAAG ATTATAACCGCGTCACAGAGTTTGGGTCACCTCAACCTCAAAGAACGATGCTATCGTCCTAGTCGTGTCTCCTTGACAACGACAGAGTCTATGGTGAGTGAAGACCACAACATCCCACTACTTAGTGCCATGGAGGATCATAACTACAAAGATACTTAG